One genomic window of Gossypium hirsutum isolate 1008001.06 chromosome D11, Gossypium_hirsutum_v2.1, whole genome shotgun sequence includes the following:
- the LOC107925931 gene encoding GTPase Der, which produces MNGNRYGFRSTAAAAARVYIRRHHRHGSGENQCSSALVKHFKAPFSLFARKAAITFPGASARDLSSVGPSLFKSYGSAHLLNNFWSSIPATLRFCTFAVSENGVSKPNSKTLEEATLANQKSIDFTKLDINLLPTVMIIGRPNVGKSALFNRLIRRREALVYNTPDGHVTRDIREGLAKLGDLRFRVLDSAGLETEATSGSILNRTAAMTANVLARTQFAIFLIDVRTGLHPLDQEVGKWLRKHAPGINPIVAMNKSESLHKDPNSFAEAATEALKLGFGEPIAISAETGLGMTALHESLQPMLENYMAKVLDGKSSQDENLSQDNDSSKDDESKLPLQLAIVGRPNVGKSTLLNVLLQEDRVLVGPEAGLTRDSVRAQFQYQGRTVYLVDTAGWLQRGDRHKGPNSLSVMQSRKNLMRAHIVALVLDAEEIAKARRSMTHAEVVIARQAVEEGRGLVVVVNKMDLLKGPRNSALYKRVKEAVPQEIQMVIPQITGIPVLFISAIDGRGRAAVMSQVIDAYEKWCLRLSTARLNRWLRKVASRHSWKDQGSQTKIKYFTQVKARPPTFVAFVSGNTKLSDTYVRFLTKSLKEDFDMGGIPIRIMQRSVPRMASGSSSKTGQSTGKTVERTPSDKRSSVV; this is translated from the exons TTTGCAAGAAAAGCTGCAATCACTTTTCCTGGGGCTTCCGCACGCGATCTTTCTTCTGTAG GACCatctcttttcaagagttatggAAGTGCTCATCTGCTTAACAACTTTTGGAGTTCGATTCCGGCTACTTTGAGATTTTGCACATTTGCTGTCTCTGAAAATGGTGTGTCTAAACCTAATTCCAAGACTCTTGAAGAGGCTACACTCGCCAACCAAAAATCTATTGATTTCACCAAATTAGACATTAATCTGCTTCCCACTGTAATGATTATTGGTCGCCCCAATGTAGGGAAGTCTGCATTGTTTAACCG CTTGATAAGGAGGAGAGAGGCTCTTGTGTACAACACACCTGATGGTCATGTCACTAGAGACATAAGGGAAGGTCTTGCTAAATTGGGGGATCTGCGGTTTAGAGTATTGGATTCTGCTGGCTTGGAAACTGAAGCAACATCCGGATCTATTCTTAATAGAACAGCTGCCATGACAGCAAATGTGCTTGCTAGAACTCAGTTTGCAATTTTTCTTATTGATGTCAG AACTGGGCTGCATCCATTGGATCAAGAGGTTGGAAAGTGGTTACGCAAGCATGCGCCAGGAATCAATCCTATAGTAGCCATGAATAAATCTGAATCGCTTCATAAAGATCCGAATTCTTTTGCCGAAGCTGCTACAGAGGCCCTGAAATTAGGATTTGGGGAACCAATTGCTATATCTGCTGAGACTGGTCTGGGAATGACAGCACTTCATGAATCTCTTCAGCCAATGCTTGAGAATTACATGGCCAAAGTTTTAGATG GCAAAAGTAGCCAAGATGAAAACCTCAGCCAGGATAACGATTCTTCTAAGGATGATGAATCTAAGCTGCCACTACAATTGGCTATTGTTGGACGACCCAATGTCGGGAAGTCTACGTTACTAAATGTGTTGTTACAAGAAGATCGTGTTTTGGTTGGTCCTGAAGCTGGTTTGACTAGAGATTCAGTGAGGGCACAGTTTCAATATCAAGGGAGAACTGTATatctg GTTGATACCGCTGGTTGGTTGCAAAGAGGTGATCGGCATAAAGGACCTAATTCATTGAGTGTTATGCAATCAAGAAAAAATCTGATGAGAGCTCATATAGTTGCTTTGGTTCTGGATGCTGAAGAG ATTGCAAAAGCTCGGCGCAGCATGACACATGCCGAAGTTGTTATAGCAAGACAAGCGGTGGAAGAAGGTCGTGGTCTGGTTGTAGTTGTGAACAAGATGGATCTTCTAAAGGGGCCAAGAAATTCTGCATTGTATAAAAGAGTCAAAGAAGCTGTTCCTCAAGAAATTCAGATGGTTATACCCCAG ATAACCGGGATACCAGTTCTGTTCATCTCCGCAATAGACGGAAGAGGGCGTGCTGCTGTTATGTCTCAAGTCATCGATGCATACGAGAAATGGTGTTTAAGGTTGTCCACTGCACGTCTTAACCGTTGGTTGCGTAAG GTTGCAAGCCGGCATTCATGGAAAGACCAAGGTTCTCAAACCAAGATCAAGTACTTCACTCAGGTGAAAGCTCGGCCTCCCACTTTCGTTGCTTTCGTCAGCGGTAACACCAAGCTCTCCGATACATATGTAAGGTTTCTAACCAAATCTTTGAAGGAAGATTTCGATATGGGTGGAATTCCAATACGGATAATGCAACGTTCTGTTCCGAGAATGGCCAGCGGGAGTAGCAGTAAGACTGGCCAATCTACGGGAAAAACAGTTGAACGCACACCATCGGACAAGAGAAGTAGTGTTGTTTAG
- the LOC107925941 gene encoding protein SEMI-ROLLED LEAF 2, translating to MSFISGVISRQVMPACGSLCFFCPSLRTRSRQPVKRYKALIADIFPRKKEDGPNDRKIGKLCEYASKNPLRIPKITESLEQRCYKELRNENFQSVKIVICIYKRLLVSCHDQMTLFSSSLQSIIQTLLDQTRQDEMQILGCQTLFNFVNNQKDSTCMFNLEGFIPKVCQFAQETGEGEREKNLRAAGLQAISSMIWFMGEHSHISVEFDNMVSVVLENYGGPMKNLEENNSGQSRWVQEVQKIESRMSPSPNFLTKVPSWRTIVNEKGELNVATEDARNPSFWSRVCLHNMAKLAKEATTARRIFESMFRYFDNEKLWSVHNGLALPVLREMQLLIDSSGQNAHYLLSILVKHLDHKNVLKQPDMQLQIVEVTTSLARDSKVEPSVAILGAVSDVMRHLRKSIHCSLNDSNMGTEVINWNKYFKEAVDKCLVQLSHNVGDAAPILDVMAMMLENITNITAIARTTICVVYRTAQIVASIPNPSYLNKAFPEALFHQLLPAMVHPDHEVRVGAHRIFSVVLVPSSVCPHPSSTRGVKLKASSIPRTLSRTVSVFSSSAALFEKLRREKSFSREKASLENKENIASEEQLEISQNEILIRLKSSYSKAYSSRSPPVSSEADENPLSNSNTEYEANSLRLSSTQISLLLSSIWAQSVSPQNTPQNYEAIAHTYSLVLLFSRAKNSSNETLVRSFQLAFSLQSIAFNEGGPLPPSRRRSLFTLATSMILFSSKAFNILPIADCAKVDITEITVDPFLRLVDDRKLQAVNTGLNQPKNVYGSKEDDTLALKTLSEIQLPSEQHRETLASEIVRSLGHLSEPELSSIRARLLREFLPDDVCPLGSQFPTDAPHKVYQASAEENEFIIEGAPILSLDDDDDAFVEPFEGQIMDNSEFSGEISNLMDVNQLLESVLETAYQFGRSSVCTGPNMSYKEIAHHCEALVTGKQQKMSHLLSAQLRQDNMTNQAGPIVEQTGNTNLFKLLTGTLPMPCATEYHNHPPFFSLPASTPYDNFLKAASC from the exons atGAGCTTCATCTCCGGTGTGATCTCGAGGCAAGTCATGCCTGCATGTGGTAGCTTGTGTTTCTTTTGCCCTTCATTGCGTACAAGGTCTCGGCAACCTGTCAAGAGGTATAAGGCGCTGATTGCCGATATATTTCCTCGCAAAAAG GAGGATGGTCCAAATGATCGCAAGATAGGAAAACTATGTGAATATGCTTCAAAAAATCCTTTACGCATCCCAAAG ATCACCGAGTCCCTTGAGCAAAGGTGCTACAAGGAGTTGAGAAATGAGAATTTTCAATCAGTGAAAATTGTTATTTGCATTTACAAGAGATTATTGGTTTCATGTCACGACCAAAT GACACTATTTTCCAGTAGTTTGCAAAGCATTATACAGACCCTGCTAGATCAAACACGGCAGGATGAAATGCAAATTCTAGGATGTCAGACTCTTTTCAACTTTGTAAATAATCAG AAGGATAGTACTTGCATGTTCAACTTAGAAGGCTTTATTCCAAAAGTTTGTCAGTTTGCTCAAGAAACTGGAGAAGGTGAAAGGGAGAAAAATTTACGAGCAGCTGGGCTGCAAGCAATTTCTTCAATG ATTTGGTTTATGGGTGAACACTCTCACATTTCGGTGGAATTTGATAAT ATGGTTTCAGTTGTCTTGGAAAATTATGGAGGCCCAATGAAAAATTTAGAGGAAAATAATAGTGGCCAAAGTCGATGGGTGCAAGAAGTGCAAAAAATTGAGAGTCGCATGTCTCCGTCGCCAAATTTTCTCACAAAAGTTCCTTCATGGCGGACAATTGTAAATGAAAAGGGAGAACTAAATGTGGCAAC GGAAGATGCCCGGAATCCCTCATTTTGGTCTAGGGTTTGCTTACATAACATGGCAAAACTAGCAAAGGAAGCTACAACAGCACGACGGATTTTCGAGTCTATGTTCCGTTACtttgataatgaaaaattatgGTCTGTTCACAATGGTCTTGCCTTGCCAGTCTTAAGGGAAATGCAGCTTTTAATAGATAGTTCTG GACAGAATGCACATTACCTTCTGTCCATACTAGTTAAGCATCTTGACCACAAGAATGTCCTCAAACAACCTGACATGCAACTTCAAATTGTAGAGGTTACAACATCTCTTGCTCGAGATTCAAAAGTTGAGCCTTCTGTAGCAATACTTGGTGCAGTTAGTGATGTTATGAGGCATTTACGAAAGAGCATACATTGCTCACTCAATGATTCAAACATGGGAACTGAAGTTATAAACTGGAACAAGTACTTCAAAGAAGCAGTGGATAAGTGTCTTGTACAGTTATCACATAAT GTTGGTGATGCTGCTCCAATTCTTGATGTTATGGCTATGATGTTGGAAAATATCACAAATATTACAGCTATAGCAAGAACTACAATCTGTGTTGTCTATCGCACGGCTCAAATTGTAGCCTCAATTCCAAATCCATCCTATCTAAACAAG GCATTTCCTGAGGCTCTGTTCCATCAATTACTCCCAGCTATGGTACACCCTGACCATGAAGTACGTGTTGGAGCTCACCGTATCTTTTCTGTTGTTCTTGTGCCATCTTCAGTTTGCCCTCATCCATCCTCTACTAGGGGAGTAAAACTGAAAGCTTCCAGTATTCCAAGAACACTTTCAAGAACTGTCTCCGTTTTTTCTTCTTCAGCTGCCCTTTTCGAGAAGTTAAGGAGAGAGAAATCCTTCTCAAGGGAGAAGGCTTCTCtagagaacaaagaaaatattgcTAGTGAGGAGCAACTAGAAATCAGTCAAAATGAGATTCTGATTAGATTAAAGTCATCTTACAGTAAAGCATACAGTTCAAGAAGTCCACCGGTATCTTCTGAAGCAGACGAAAATCCTCTAAGCAATTCAAATACGGAATAT GAGGCCAATTCCCTACGGCTTAGTAGCACCCAGATCAGTCTCTTGCTTTCATCAATTTGGGCCCAGTCTGTCTCTCCTCAAAATACACCACAAAACTATGAAGCAATTGCTCATACCTACAGCCTCGTGTTGCTTTTCTCTCGAGCCAAG AATTCTAGTAACGAGACACTTGTTCGTAGTTTCCAGCTAGCTTTTTCGCTACAAAGCATAGCTTTCAATGAAGGAG GGCCACTTCCACCATCACGTCGTAGATCTCTTTTCACATTGGCAACTTCGATGATTCTCTTCTCATCAAAAGCATTTAATATTCTCCCTATTGCTGACTGTGCCAAGGTTGACATAACAGAAATAACG GTTGATCCGTTTTTGCGCTTAGTGGACGATCGCAAGTTACAGGCAGTTAACACTGGACTCAACCAGCCAAAAAATGTTTATGGATCGAAAGAAGATGATACTTTGGCTTTAAAGACTCTCTCGGAAATTCAGTTACCCTCAGAGCAACATAGGGAAACCCTTGCTTCCGAGATTGTGAGAAGCTTGGGACACTTGTCAGAG CCTGAATTGTCCAGTATACGGGCACGACTGTTGAGAGAATTCTTGCCTGACGATGTGTGTCCACTAGGTTCACAGTTTCCTACGGATGCTCCGCATAAAGTATATCAAGCCAGTGCTGAAGAGAATGAATTTATTATTGAG GGAGCTCCAATTTTGTCattagatgatgatgatgatgctttTGTAGAACCATTCGAAGGTCAAATCATGGATAATTCAGAGTTTTCCGGAGAAATTTCAAATCTCATGGATGTCAATCAACTACTAGAATCA GTCTTGGAGACAGCGTATCAGTTTGGAAGAAGTTCCGTCTGCACTGGACCCAACATGTCTTACAAGGAAATTGCCCATCATTGCGAGGCACTCGTAACAGGGAAGCAGCAGAAAATGTCTCATTTGTTGAGTGCCCAACTAAGACAAGATAACATGACAAACCAG GCAGGTCCAATCGTTGAGCAAACTGGCAATACCAATCTATTCAAACTACTGACGGGAACTCTTCCAATGCCATGTGCTACTGAGTACCATAATCATCCCCCGTTCTTCAGTTTACCAGCCTCAACTCCATATGATAACTTTCTAAAAGCTGCTAGTTGTTGA